ACCTGCTTCCAGCATCGCTCTTACAATCGCGGTATTTCCTATCATTATTTCTGAACCGCTATTCGGAGATAGTAACATATCACCCATTCTCTTCATAACAACCAGCCTTTCGAACAAAGCTCAGGTCAACAAAACTCACTTCCCAGTTGATTTCTGCTACACCAGAAATCGTCTTATATATCGAACAATACTTTGTGGCCAACTCAAAAGATTTCTCTACTGATTTCCAATGAGACTTATCTGTTCCGACAATAATGACTGTGATGAAACAAGATTCAAGAGTTGTTGGGATTTCTCGCCTCTTCTCACCCGACACCTCGATTTTGGTTGAGGTGAAACTTATCTTCTTCTTACCGAGGATCTCCAGAAACGTTGCGTACAAGCAAGAGCCCAGACCCATCAAGAGCAAGTCGTAAGGGACCGCGCCATCAGCGCCAATTCTAATCTGGTATCCGGAGTCAGTTATTCCCGATCCAGAGAAGCCTTCGCTGAATTCTAATAGTACGTGGACTTCATCTCCCATTATTACCTCCCAC
This region of Mesotoga sp. Brook.08.105.5.1 genomic DNA includes:
- a CDS encoding OsmC family protein translates to MGDEVHVLLEFSEGFSGSGITDSGYQIRIGADGAVPYDLLLMGLGSCLYATFLEILGKKKISFTSTKIEVSGEKRREIPTTLESCFITVIIVGTDKSHWKSVEKSFELATKYCSIYKTISGVAEINWEVSFVDLSFVRKAGCYEENG